One window of Microbacterium sp. 1S1 genomic DNA carries:
- a CDS encoding dihydrodipicolinate synthase family protein — MVTTAADLGVLMAAIATPYDAEGAVDTGLLSALVRDYVSRGVEGIYCCGSSGEGLLLSADERTAVVETAVSAAEGRVPVVAHVGALSTREAVALARRAEQAGASALSMIPPIYYSFGIDAILDHYRAVLDAVEIPLVVYNIPQFTGTEFTLETAGELLSDPRVIGLKQTAHNMYALERMKTAFPDKAYINGFDEVFVPALAAGARGTIGTTVGLQVELFRAARHFLDAGDLAAAQRVQSRINHVVAELVAIDVFPAAKYLSGRSAGGAGALGDCRRPFRPLSDEARTRLDALGGTLDRFLAEV, encoded by the coding sequence ATGGTGACCACAGCGGCGGACCTCGGGGTGCTGATGGCCGCGATCGCCACCCCCTACGACGCAGAAGGGGCGGTCGACACCGGACTGCTCTCGGCGCTCGTCCGGGACTACGTCTCCCGCGGAGTCGAGGGGATCTACTGCTGCGGCTCGTCGGGGGAGGGGCTCCTTTTGTCGGCGGACGAGCGGACCGCGGTGGTCGAGACCGCGGTGAGCGCCGCGGAGGGGCGGGTCCCCGTCGTCGCGCACGTGGGGGCTCTGTCCACGAGGGAGGCCGTCGCGCTCGCGCGGCGGGCGGAGCAGGCCGGTGCGTCCGCCCTCTCGATGATTCCGCCGATCTACTACTCGTTCGGTATCGACGCCATCCTCGATCACTACCGGGCGGTGCTCGACGCCGTGGAGATTCCCCTCGTCGTCTACAACATCCCTCAGTTCACCGGGACGGAGTTCACGCTCGAGACGGCGGGAGAGCTGCTGAGCGACCCGCGCGTGATCGGGCTCAAACAGACCGCGCACAACATGTACGCCCTCGAGCGGATGAAGACGGCGTTCCCCGACAAGGCCTACATCAACGGCTTCGACGAGGTGTTCGTGCCCGCGCTCGCCGCGGGGGCCCGCGGCACCATCGGGACCACCGTGGGGCTGCAGGTGGAACTCTTCCGGGCGGCGCGCCACTTTCTCGACGCCGGTGACCTGGCCGCGGCCCAGCGCGTGCAGAGCCGGATCAACCACGTCGTCGCCGAACTCGTCGCCATCGATGTCTTCCCGGCGGCGAAGTACCTTTCCGGTCGCAGCGCCGGGGGTGCGGGCGCGCTGGGGGACTGCCGTCGTCCGTTCCGGCCGTTGTCGGACGAGGCGCGCACCCGGCTCGATGCCCTCGGTGGCACACTCGACCGATTCCTCGCGGAGGTGTGA
- a CDS encoding SDR family oxidoreductase, which yields MTDIFDLTDRIILVTGGLGQIGSAFVRELHGRGGRVAVASRTVDAARLKEAFPDLADSPRLLGVSLDIVSKDSVEAGLDAIVDAWGAAPDGVINNAGLDTQPSAPPEVSGPFEDFPLDVFREVVDVNLVGTFVVTQAAGARMRAAGKPGSIVNVGSIYGMVSPVQDIYAYKEEQTGVPFVKPVAYSAAKSGLYNLTRYCATYWGRQGIRVNTLTPSGVGRDTQDATFQQNYTARIPIGRMAEATDFNGAAVFLLSDASRYMTGSNLVVDGGWTAW from the coding sequence ATGACGGACATCTTCGACCTCACCGACCGGATCATCCTGGTGACCGGCGGCCTCGGCCAGATCGGATCGGCCTTCGTCCGCGAGTTGCACGGGCGTGGTGGGCGGGTCGCCGTGGCATCGCGCACGGTCGACGCCGCGCGCCTGAAGGAGGCGTTCCCCGACCTCGCCGACAGCCCCCGTCTGCTCGGCGTCTCCCTGGACATCGTCTCGAAGGACAGCGTCGAGGCCGGCCTCGACGCGATCGTCGATGCGTGGGGCGCGGCGCCGGACGGAGTGATCAACAACGCGGGGCTGGACACACAGCCGAGCGCGCCCCCCGAGGTCTCCGGCCCGTTCGAGGACTTCCCCCTCGACGTCTTCCGCGAGGTGGTCGACGTGAACCTCGTCGGCACGTTCGTGGTGACGCAGGCCGCCGGGGCGCGGATGCGCGCCGCCGGCAAGCCGGGCTCGATCGTCAACGTCGGCTCCATCTACGGGATGGTGTCGCCGGTGCAGGACATCTACGCCTACAAGGAGGAGCAGACCGGGGTGCCGTTCGTGAAACCCGTCGCCTACTCCGCCGCGAAGTCGGGGCTGTACAACCTCACCCGGTACTGCGCGACGTACTGGGGCCGACAGGGCATCAGGGTCAACACCCTCACGCCGTCCGGCGTCGGCCGGGACACCCAGGACGCGACCTTCCAGCAGAACTACACCGCCCGCATCCCGATCGGACGCATGGCGGAGGCGACCGACTTCAACGGCGCGGCCGTCTTCCTGCTCTCCGACGCCTCGCGCTACATGACCGGATCGAACCTCGTCGTGGACGGGGGGTGGACCGCATGGTGA
- a CDS encoding mandelate racemase/muconate lactonizing enzyme family protein, with protein sequence MKIESIDLQLSRIPLPKGPWGDQIHRVTHIEIILADITTDTGLVGTGFSHTSGVGGQMMMAALRELIPTLIGREVNPRAVWQHSWQHLRDNGPGGTTTLALAAIDVALWDLLGLHYRQPLATLLGQVRDRVALYGSGINLNLSAEEVVEQVKEWKADGYAAGKVKVGKPDLEEDVYRLTKIREAVGEYPLMVDANQGWTYGEAVRAVTRFRDLNLYWVEEPLRVDDVASHARLRARSPIPIGLGENVYTLQQFNQYLLADACDFIQADVGRVGGITPYMDIAALGRAYNAPMTPHFVMELTANVLCAVPNALFGEMTDGGTLSDLGVIVPQRPQNGFFVPTGAPGNGLEYDRENLARHAVS encoded by the coding sequence ATGAAAATCGAATCGATCGACCTCCAGCTCTCCCGCATCCCCCTCCCCAAGGGGCCGTGGGGAGACCAGATCCATCGGGTGACCCACATCGAGATCATCCTCGCCGACATCACCACCGACACCGGTCTGGTCGGCACCGGGTTCAGCCACACGTCCGGCGTCGGCGGCCAGATGATGATGGCGGCGCTGCGTGAGCTCATCCCCACGCTCATCGGCCGCGAGGTCAATCCGCGGGCGGTCTGGCAGCACTCCTGGCAGCACCTGCGCGACAACGGCCCCGGCGGGACCACCACGCTCGCGCTCGCCGCGATCGACGTGGCGCTGTGGGATCTGCTGGGGCTGCACTACCGGCAGCCGCTCGCGACGCTCCTCGGGCAGGTACGTGACCGGGTCGCGCTGTACGGCAGCGGCATCAACCTGAACCTGTCCGCGGAAGAGGTCGTCGAGCAGGTCAAGGAGTGGAAGGCCGACGGGTACGCCGCCGGGAAGGTCAAGGTCGGCAAGCCGGACCTCGAAGAGGACGTCTACCGGCTCACCAAGATCCGCGAAGCCGTGGGGGAGTACCCGCTCATGGTCGACGCCAACCAGGGATGGACCTACGGGGAGGCCGTCCGGGCGGTCACGCGCTTCCGCGACCTCAACCTCTACTGGGTGGAGGAGCCGCTGCGCGTGGACGACGTCGCCTCCCATGCTCGCCTCCGGGCCCGGTCGCCGATCCCGATCGGCCTCGGGGAGAACGTCTACACGCTCCAGCAGTTCAATCAGTACCTCCTCGCCGACGCCTGCGACTTCATCCAGGCCGACGTCGGGCGCGTGGGCGGGATCACGCCCTACATGGACATCGCCGCCCTCGGCCGGGCGTACAACGCCCCGATGACGCCGCACTTCGTGATGGAGCTCACGGCCAACGTGCTCTGCGCGGTGCCCAACGCCCTGTTCGGCGAGATGACGGACGGGGGCACGCTCAGCGACCTCGGCGTCATCGTGCCGCAGCGGCCGCAGAACGGGTTCTTCGTCCCGACCGGAGCGCCGGGGAACGGCCTGGAGTACGACCGCGAGAACCTCGCGCGGCACGCGGTGAGCTGA
- a CDS encoding carbohydrate ABC transporter permease, producing the protein MSATTAPVRFGRLAGRTGFTIALLGVLALVLGPYIVMLLTSLTPRDELAGAGANLIPSEFTTASYAELLSTTPFLTYLRNSLTVAAIAVPVTLVVSTGAAIAMSRFDFRGRGAVMIGLLLAQMFPAVLLVISLQGQLRGMGLMDTTLGLALVHAAFATPFATWLLKGFADSIPREIEEAGQIDGASSAQIVRILLLPLLRPGMVAAGTYAFILTWNEFLYALTFTSQTATRTLPVGLHLFIGEYQIRWDLLTAGGVLSVLPVVVGFLLVQKRLVAGLAAGAVKG; encoded by the coding sequence ATGAGTGCGACCACCGCCCCCGTCCGCTTCGGCCGTCTCGCGGGACGGACCGGTTTCACGATCGCGCTCCTCGGCGTGCTCGCGCTGGTGCTCGGGCCGTACATCGTGATGCTGCTGACGTCGCTCACGCCGCGGGACGAGCTCGCCGGCGCCGGAGCGAACCTCATCCCCTCCGAGTTCACGACCGCGTCCTACGCCGAGCTGCTGTCGACCACGCCGTTCCTGACCTATCTGCGGAACAGCCTCACCGTCGCCGCGATCGCCGTCCCGGTCACGCTCGTCGTCTCCACGGGCGCCGCGATCGCGATGTCGCGGTTCGACTTCCGCGGGCGCGGGGCCGTCATGATCGGACTGCTGCTCGCACAGATGTTCCCCGCCGTGCTGCTCGTGATCTCGCTCCAGGGGCAGCTGCGCGGCATGGGGCTGATGGACACCACCCTCGGTCTGGCGCTCGTGCACGCTGCGTTCGCCACCCCTTTCGCCACGTGGCTGCTCAAGGGATTCGCGGACTCCATTCCCCGCGAGATCGAGGAGGCGGGTCAGATCGACGGGGCCTCGTCGGCGCAGATCGTCCGCATCCTCCTGCTGCCCCTGCTGCGGCCGGGGATGGTCGCGGCCGGCACCTACGCGTTCATCCTCACCTGGAACGAGTTCCTCTACGCCCTCACGTTCACCTCGCAGACGGCGACCCGCACCCTGCCGGTCGGCCTGCACCTGTTCATCGGCGAGTACCAGATCCGCTGGGATCTGCTCACCGCCGGCGGCGTGCTCTCGGTGCTCCCCGTCGTCGTCGGCTTCCTCCTGGTGCAGAAGCGCCTCGTCGCCGGACTCGCCGCCGGCGCCGTCAAGGGCTGA
- a CDS encoding carbohydrate ABC transporter permease, translating to MASSTLTEAVVTGRPAPRRPVTRPRRRARRGSVAPLVLLAPAIVLVAVFAGYPLVRSIWFSFNDVSVFTGVLEFVGFQNFASVIGTAEFLPTLGRTAFWTFGAVSLQLIGGLSLALMLNNRFPLRGVYRGLIMIPWATPSVLVALMWKWILDPNNGVLNQWLLNAGVIDAPIEFLSQNSTALPTLVMIDVWQGIPLFAIMILAALQSVSGELKESAQIDGCGPVGVFRHVVVPAILPTILITTLLRLIWTSNYVDLIFILTGGGPGTSSTTLALESYLTTYKASDFGAGAAYAVIQALFLAVFIALYVRLTRKDTTR from the coding sequence ATGGCAAGCTCCACCCTCACGGAAGCGGTCGTCACCGGCCGGCCGGCCCCGCGCCGGCCGGTGACCCGGCCGCGGCGACGCGCTCGCCGCGGCTCGGTCGCCCCCCTCGTCCTGCTCGCGCCGGCGATCGTGCTGGTCGCGGTCTTCGCCGGGTACCCGCTCGTCCGGTCGATCTGGTTCTCGTTCAACGACGTGAGCGTCTTCACCGGTGTGCTCGAGTTCGTCGGGTTCCAGAACTTCGCCAGTGTCATCGGCACGGCGGAGTTCCTGCCCACGCTCGGCCGCACAGCGTTCTGGACGTTCGGCGCGGTCTCCCTCCAGTTGATCGGCGGGCTGTCGCTCGCGCTCATGCTGAACAACCGCTTCCCCCTGCGCGGCGTCTACCGCGGACTCATCATGATCCCGTGGGCGACGCCCAGCGTCCTGGTGGCGCTGATGTGGAAGTGGATCCTCGACCCCAACAACGGCGTCCTCAACCAGTGGCTCCTGAACGCGGGCGTCATCGACGCGCCGATCGAGTTCCTGTCGCAGAACAGCACCGCGCTGCCGACACTGGTGATGATCGACGTCTGGCAGGGCATCCCGCTGTTCGCGATCATGATCCTCGCGGCGCTGCAGAGCGTGTCCGGCGAGCTGAAGGAATCCGCACAGATCGACGGGTGTGGCCCGGTCGGGGTGTTCCGTCACGTGGTCGTGCCCGCCATCCTCCCGACGATCCTCATCACGACGCTCCTGCGCCTGATCTGGACCTCGAACTACGTCGACCTCATCTTCATCCTCACCGGCGGCGGGCCCGGCACCTCCTCGACGACTCTGGCGCTGGAGTCGTACCTGACGACCTACAAGGCCAGCGACTTCGGCGCCGGCGCGGCGTACGCGGTCATCCAGGCCCTGTTCCTCGCCGTCTTCATCGCGCTCTATGTGCGCCTCACCCGGAAGGACACCACGCGATGA
- a CDS encoding ABC transporter substrate-binding protein translates to MRSTRILPALAALGVVALAAGCAGSAPSGEGDDPVEITYWLWQDDATDPTWTELAEEFNAAQDDVKVVLETIPLDQYQNQLVSSAMNGTGPDAARSKDWWLGQFAPQGAIADLTSYVDGWDASDDVVDSLWATGQLPGEDAVYMLPHQYTTLYLYYRTDYFEELGLEAPRTQQDLLDAAAALTGDGRYGIDVRGGAGGQDQWLAWMYAGGASVVDDSGEVVLDDAKGVAVNDDYLRIVTDLQAAPPGSITAAFADVKTNFVEGLTGMMIHHPGSLKELQGVFGDKLGVVPIPTEDGKPGATLGSMSGNVILEGSDKKDAAWEWISWLSEEAQMEKISASPQGQLPVLESVIDTEAYSSDPQLAVAVDAIPTAKTWPALEGVAELAAKEWNPLIQQAFQGEISSQDVLTKMSDVLR, encoded by the coding sequence ATGAGATCCACCCGAATCCTCCCCGCCCTGGCCGCCCTCGGCGTCGTCGCCCTCGCCGCCGGCTGTGCCGGGAGCGCCCCGTCGGGCGAGGGCGACGATCCCGTCGAGATCACCTACTGGCTCTGGCAGGACGACGCGACCGACCCCACCTGGACGGAGCTCGCGGAGGAATTCAACGCCGCCCAGGACGACGTGAAGGTCGTGCTGGAGACGATCCCGCTCGACCAGTACCAAAACCAGCTCGTGTCCTCCGCGATGAACGGCACCGGTCCGGACGCCGCCCGCAGCAAGGACTGGTGGCTCGGGCAGTTCGCGCCGCAGGGAGCCATCGCCGACCTCACCTCGTACGTCGACGGTTGGGATGCCTCGGACGATGTGGTCGACTCCCTCTGGGCGACGGGACAGTTGCCCGGCGAGGACGCGGTGTACATGCTGCCGCACCAGTACACGACCCTCTACCTCTACTACCGCACCGACTACTTCGAGGAGCTCGGGCTCGAGGCGCCGCGCACGCAGCAGGACCTCCTCGACGCGGCGGCCGCCCTCACCGGCGATGGCCGCTACGGCATCGACGTCCGCGGCGGTGCGGGAGGACAGGACCAGTGGCTCGCGTGGATGTACGCCGGCGGCGCGTCGGTCGTCGACGACTCCGGTGAGGTCGTCCTGGACGACGCGAAGGGCGTCGCGGTGAACGACGACTACCTCCGCATCGTCACCGACCTGCAGGCGGCGCCCCCCGGATCGATCACGGCCGCCTTCGCCGATGTCAAGACGAACTTCGTCGAAGGCCTCACCGGCATGATGATCCACCACCCGGGTTCCCTGAAGGAGCTGCAGGGCGTCTTCGGCGACAAGCTCGGCGTCGTCCCGATTCCCACGGAGGACGGGAAGCCGGGCGCGACGCTCGGCAGCATGAGCGGCAACGTCATCCTCGAGGGCTCCGACAAGAAGGACGCGGCCTGGGAGTGGATCTCCTGGCTGAGCGAAGAGGCACAGATGGAGAAGATCTCCGCCTCGCCGCAGGGCCAGCTGCCCGTGCTCGAGTCGGTCATCGACACCGAGGCATACTCGTCCGACCCGCAGCTCGCGGTCGCGGTCGACGCGATCCCCACCGCCAAGACCTGGCCGGCGCTGGAGGGGGTGGCCGAACTCGCCGCCAAGGAGTGGAACCCGCTCATCCAGCAGGCGTTCCAGGGTGAGATCAGCAGCCAGGACGTGCTGACGAAGATGTCCGACGTGCTGCGCTGA
- a CDS encoding FadR/GntR family transcriptional regulator: MSDKIEVTGSDLSDALARRLAQHLQRSGLEIGDPLPTEAELGAVLEVGRQRIREALSVLEAFGIVASRQGARRVWRGFRAADLATRWIGFVDDPEAATRELLEVRHALETSLLPLVIPRLQPGDLARLRLLSEEMVERALRNESFAELDQQFHRGLLAPMGNAFVDQFLQSFWVVFAAARREEPVEEDPAIAAMHGRIIDAIEAGDTRRAVHELDAHFYGVRNRYPDIDFGATAPLSV, from the coding sequence ATGTCAGACAAGATTGAGGTCACCGGGTCCGACTTGTCGGACGCGCTCGCTCGACGTCTGGCCCAGCATCTGCAGCGCTCCGGGTTGGAGATCGGCGATCCGCTGCCCACCGAGGCCGAGCTCGGCGCCGTGCTGGAGGTGGGACGGCAGCGTATCCGCGAGGCTCTCAGCGTGCTCGAGGCGTTCGGCATCGTCGCGTCGCGACAAGGGGCGCGCCGGGTCTGGCGGGGATTCCGGGCCGCCGATCTCGCCACCCGCTGGATCGGGTTCGTCGACGACCCGGAGGCCGCCACCCGCGAGCTCCTGGAAGTACGGCACGCGCTCGAGACGTCCCTGCTGCCGCTGGTCATCCCGCGCCTGCAGCCCGGCGACCTCGCCCGGCTCCGCCTGCTCTCGGAGGAGATGGTGGAGCGCGCGCTGCGCAACGAGAGCTTCGCCGAGCTCGACCAGCAGTTCCACCGGGGGTTGCTCGCGCCGATGGGCAACGCGTTCGTCGACCAGTTCCTGCAGTCGTTCTGGGTCGTCTTCGCCGCGGCGCGACGGGAGGAGCCCGTCGAGGAGGACCCGGCCATCGCCGCGATGCACGGTCGCATCATCGATGCGATCGAGGCCGGCGACACCCGCCGGGCCGTCCACGAGCTGGACGCGCACTTCTACGGTGTCCGCAACCGCTACCCGGACATCGACTTCGGCGCCACGGCCCCGCTGTCGGTCTGA
- a CDS encoding dihydrodipicolinate synthase family protein, whose amino-acid sequence MTRYDILTAVPTAFHRDGTLDLEGSRAIFRFVADSGNEGAFVLGTTGEFPAVDTDEFRGLVGAALEELAHRMRVIVHVGQPSTFEAVRLVGIAKELGATEFAALTPYYLPATDDAILDYYRAVSEAVGDGRLYVYIYPARSGNPVSPELLVRIAALPNVVGAKVSELSLDDIAAYRAAVPAGFELYTGADRDLIAAVEAGAQGVVSGVSSVTPKPFRALADAGRSGDAAAIAAAQTAVDDVVALIGGDMARMKEAYRVLDVVDTHCRMAIAEPSADERAAVAQVVAAHR is encoded by the coding sequence GTGACCCGCTACGACATCCTGACCGCCGTCCCGACCGCGTTCCACCGCGACGGGACCCTCGACCTCGAGGGGTCGCGCGCGATCTTCCGGTTCGTGGCCGACTCGGGCAACGAGGGCGCCTTCGTTCTCGGCACCACGGGCGAGTTCCCCGCCGTGGACACGGACGAGTTCCGGGGGCTCGTGGGTGCGGCGCTGGAGGAACTGGCGCACCGGATGCGCGTCATCGTGCACGTCGGGCAGCCGAGCACGTTCGAGGCCGTGCGACTCGTCGGCATCGCGAAGGAGCTGGGCGCCACGGAGTTCGCTGCCCTCACCCCCTATTACCTGCCGGCCACCGACGACGCCATCCTCGACTACTACCGCGCGGTCTCGGAGGCGGTGGGGGACGGGCGGCTGTATGTCTACATCTATCCGGCCCGCAGCGGGAACCCGGTGTCACCGGAGCTGCTGGTGCGCATCGCGGCGCTTCCGAACGTCGTCGGAGCCAAGGTGAGCGAGCTCTCCCTCGACGACATCGCTGCCTATCGCGCGGCCGTGCCCGCGGGCTTCGAGCTGTACACCGGCGCCGACCGCGACCTCATCGCGGCCGTCGAAGCCGGCGCGCAGGGCGTGGTGTCCGGCGTCTCCTCCGTGACGCCGAAGCCATTCCGGGCCCTCGCCGACGCCGGGCGTTCCGGAGATGCCGCGGCCATCGCCGCCGCGCAGACGGCCGTCGACGACGTCGTCGCGCTCATCGGCGGCGACATGGCACGCATGAAGGAGGCGTACCGCGTGCTCGATGTCGTCGACACGCACTGCCGCATGGCGATCGCCGAACCCTCCGCCGACGAGCGGGCGGCCGTCGCGCAGGTGGTGGCCGCGCACCGTTGA
- a CDS encoding tripartite tricarboxylate transporter permease yields MNALLEGLNSLLDISILLYMAVGLVLGFMVGAFPGITATMAVALAAGFTMTLEPVQGLAVLLTIYVAANFGDRVPSILINTPGTPASIATTLDGYPMAKQGRAGLALTISAIVSAVGILASLVLFSVAAVPIASFARDYFKSPELFALVVFGIAIMIGISSKSMLKGILAGLFGLMLGSVGTYAATADQRFTFGVLELVEGVNFIAVIIGLFGIAELFDQLLTHRKSHVRPISSLGRWWPNRAELKQSGRATAVGGAVGLGVGLIPAAGGDIAGLIGWERARKASKHPEMFGKGSIEGVAASDTASSATLGGSLTTTMALGIPGDSVMAVMIGSMIIWGITPGPTLFTNRPDLVVSIVGIMLVATLLSLALSLVRMKGMVKLLDVPQPYLWSGILIFCIIGTYATSNSLSTVVTMLVFGVVGVLLKRMQVPAGPVVLGLLLGPLAEENLARTLAILPTRPFFEVVSPIALVLLALAVLSIVMPAIRAARTPRAERASLEDSILHTDSIVQLEKAHDELAAQPDLLTSTVRNVDAGARRGRADRKNRQSTTPEETEK; encoded by the coding sequence GTGAACGCGCTCCTGGAGGGGCTGAACTCGCTCCTCGACATCTCGATCCTGCTGTACATGGCGGTCGGTCTCGTCCTCGGCTTCATGGTCGGCGCCTTCCCCGGCATCACCGCGACCATGGCCGTCGCGCTCGCGGCCGGCTTCACCATGACCCTCGAACCCGTGCAGGGCCTCGCGGTGCTGCTGACGATCTACGTCGCGGCGAACTTCGGCGACCGGGTGCCGTCCATCCTCATCAACACCCCGGGGACTCCCGCCTCCATCGCCACCACCCTCGACGGCTATCCGATGGCGAAACAGGGCAGGGCCGGTCTCGCGCTGACGATCTCCGCGATCGTGTCGGCCGTCGGCATCCTCGCCTCGCTCGTGCTCTTCTCGGTCGCCGCCGTGCCGATCGCCAGCTTCGCCCGGGACTACTTCAAGTCGCCCGAGCTGTTCGCGCTCGTCGTCTTCGGCATCGCGATCATGATCGGCATCTCGTCCAAGTCGATGCTCAAGGGCATCCTCGCGGGCCTCTTCGGACTCATGCTCGGCAGTGTCGGAACGTACGCCGCCACCGCCGACCAGCGCTTCACGTTCGGTGTGCTGGAACTCGTCGAGGGCGTGAACTTCATCGCCGTCATCATCGGCCTCTTCGGCATCGCCGAGCTGTTCGACCAGCTCCTCACGCACCGGAAGTCGCACGTCCGGCCGATCTCGAGCCTCGGGCGGTGGTGGCCGAACCGCGCCGAGCTGAAGCAGAGCGGACGGGCCACCGCGGTCGGCGGCGCGGTCGGCCTCGGCGTCGGCCTCATCCCGGCGGCCGGCGGCGACATCGCCGGGCTCATCGGCTGGGAGCGGGCGCGCAAGGCGTCGAAGCACCCGGAGATGTTCGGCAAGGGATCGATCGAGGGCGTCGCCGCGTCCGACACCGCCTCCAGCGCCACGCTCGGCGGCTCGCTGACCACCACGATGGCACTCGGCATCCCCGGGGACTCCGTGATGGCGGTGATGATCGGCTCGATGATCATCTGGGGCATCACCCCCGGGCCCACGCTGTTCACCAACCGCCCCGACCTCGTCGTCTCGATCGTCGGGATCATGCTCGTCGCGACCCTCCTGTCGCTCGCGCTGAGCCTCGTGCGGATGAAGGGCATGGTCAAGCTGCTCGACGTGCCGCAGCCGTATCTGTGGAGCGGCATCCTCATCTTCTGCATCATCGGCACGTACGCCACCTCGAACAGCCTGTCGACCGTCGTCACGATGCTCGTCTTCGGTGTGGTCGGCGTGCTGCTCAAGCGCATGCAGGTCCCGGCAGGACCCGTGGTGCTCGGTCTCCTGCTCGGTCCGCTCGCCGAGGAGAACCTCGCCCGCACGCTGGCGATCCTGCCGACGCGGCCGTTCTTCGAGGTCGTCAGCCCGATCGCCCTCGTCCTGCTCGCGCTCGCGGTGCTGTCGATCGTGATGCCCGCGATCCGCGCCGCCCGCACGCCCCGGGCAGAGCGGGCCTCGCTGGAGGACTCGATCCTCCACACCGACAGCATCGTGCAGCTCGAGAAGGCGCACGACGAGCTCGCGGCGCAGCCCGACCTGCTCACCTCCACCGTCCGCAACGTCGACGCCGGTGCGCGCCGGGGACGCGCCGACCGCAAGAACCGCCAGAGCACGACCCCCGAGGAGACCGAGAAGTGA
- a CDS encoding tripartite tricarboxylate transporter TctB family protein: MTSPDTAAESAAPGGYEGATASRPLEIAFAAVALAITAGYLFLATQIPLRREAAPGQIDARFWPLVIGVTGVVIAIALLAVAITRPAPTREDLERIQPGGVLRVVATIAIAGAFIALWSLGSVILFGYRIEVFPIACALLMAALMLLYGHRRWLSLVIYSAAVTAFVYVVFGMLLRIPL; this comes from the coding sequence ATGACCAGCCCCGACACCGCGGCCGAGTCGGCCGCGCCGGGCGGCTACGAGGGGGCGACCGCCTCGCGACCCCTCGAGATCGCGTTCGCCGCCGTCGCCCTCGCGATCACCGCCGGCTATCTCTTCCTCGCCACGCAGATCCCGCTGCGCCGCGAGGCCGCCCCCGGACAGATCGACGCGCGCTTCTGGCCGCTCGTCATCGGCGTGACCGGCGTCGTGATCGCGATCGCCCTGCTCGCCGTGGCGATCACGCGACCGGCACCCACGCGGGAGGACCTCGAGCGCATCCAGCCGGGCGGCGTCCTCCGGGTGGTCGCGACGATCGCGATCGCCGGTGCCTTCATCGCCCTCTGGTCCCTCGGCTCGGTCATCCTCTTCGGCTACCGGATCGAGGTCTTCCCGATCGCCTGCGCCCTGCTCATGGCCGCACTGATGCTCCTCTACGGCCACCGCCGCTGGCTGAGCCTCGTCATCTACTCCGCCGCCGTCACGGCGTTCGTCTACGTCGTCTTCGGCATGCTCCTGAGGATCCCCCTGTGA